DNA sequence from the Piliocolobus tephrosceles isolate RC106 chromosome 9, ASM277652v3, whole genome shotgun sequence genome:
GTAGTCCTGGAGATGGGAAGCCTGAGACCTGGCAGAGTGGGTCCTCTGGGTGGCTCCGTGGGAGAACCCGCTGTGCTTTCTCCTGGCGTCTGGTGGCTGCTGGCCACTCGTGGCGTCCTCAGCTGCTGCGGCGTCACTCCATCCCCAGGCCGGCATCTTCACGTGGCTGCCTCTGCCCCACCTTCACGCTCCCTCCCCCCATGCCTGCGCCGTCTCCTCGCCCCCGCGCCTGCGTCGTCCCCTCGCCCCCGCGCCTGCACCACGCCAtcatctcttttctgtcttttataaGGATGCCTGTCATTGGCTTTAGGGCCCATCCCCGTTCAGGGCCTCCAGATCCTCAACTTAATTGCATCTTCAAAGACCTTTGTTcccaataaggtcacattccGAGGCTCCTGGTGGCTGTGTCTTTTGGGGACACACTCGGGCCTGCTGCCGGAGGTCGAGGCATTCCCCCCAGGGTCTCCAGGGAGCGACCATGGCAACTCAGCCTGCCCTGCCAGTACCTCGCATGAGGCTGGCACAGAGGAAGACTTACAAGCTTTTCTTGAACTGCAGTTGAGCTGAGAATGTTCCAGAACACAGAGCCCAAAGACTCGGGAGACCTGGGTGTAACCCTGCCTCCCCTTGCTCCTCAGGGCAGCTCCTCCCACAGGGCCAGGCCAGGGGCTTCGATCGTGGCTGATGGCTCCACCGTCCAGGGCAGTTTGTTTCCCAGGTGGGATAATAGGCTGGAGGGAACTGGATCTGCTGCTTTGTTCTGGTGGACAACAGAACTGTGGGTGTGCGAGGCCAGGCATGTGTGTGCGagcccaggtgtgtgtgtgtgcgaggCCAGGCCCTGACTCGAGGCGGCTCTTCTGTCCCTGCTCCCTGGCTGCGGGTGACAGGATGTGTGTGATGGGGAGAGCAGGCTCGGGTCACAGGCCAAGGGGCTGGCCCCAGATGGAGCCCAGGGAAGGCAGGTGGTCCTGGGTGAGCTCGCTTGGCAGGAGGGTGAGGTCTTGACTGGAGTAGACACCCAGTCAGTGTCCGCCACACCTGTGACTGGGCCCAGAGGGCATGGGAAGCCCAGGTGCCCTGTGCCCTGGAGAGTGGGCTGTGGGGGTTCAGCACCCCAAGGGAAGGCATGTTATTCCAGAGATTCCTCCGTAAGAGCTGAGCTGCAACGTGAGCGGGAGGGGCAGGGGGACCCCGGAGGGGGTTGGGTGGCTTGGGCGGGCAGCTTTCTGGGGCTTTGCACAAGGGACAGAAAGCCTGAGGCTTGGGACCGGCTGGAGACGGCCTTGGGCTCTGGGCACTGGTGCTGCTCCAGGCAGAGGTGGGCTCTGCAGCTCCCCCGCCAGCTTCCCCCCCAGCAGCAAGAGCCCTGGCCCCAGCCAGTGCCCCCAAGCCAGGCTCCTGAGGGGCAGAGGGTGGGGCCCGGATTTTCCACCCTGTTTGTCTCACAGCCTGTCTGGTCCCAGCCCCAGGGCAAGAAACAGCCCTACTGGAGCAGTTTCCAGACCTGCAGTCGCCACCTTGAGCCTGCAGTGGCCGTCTGCGGGAGGCCATGGGTGCCGGGGCTGGCGCGGGAGAGCACTGCTCCTTCTGTGCCTGTGCAGAGTGAGGCTGGGGCTTCCGTCTGGAGCACGggacacctctgcctcccacggcTGTGTGCATGGGAGGAAGGCCATGCTGCTGAGCCACGCGACTCTGCCCCGTTGGCAGCGGGAAGTAGCAGGAGAGGGTCCTCGGAGCTGAAGTGGGCAGCCAGGGGCTGCTGCAGCTTATGCTCACTGTCATTCTGAAACCCTCAACTGGCtttcaaaataacaattttaaaaatggtcacAGGAAATGCAGGAAGTTCAGGAGAAACcccgcccagcccagccctcccaAGGCGGCCTCATTCAAGCTCAGTCTCCGTCTGTTCTTCTCGGGCTGCCTGCAGCTGCCCCCGCTCCTCGGCAGGTGTGGCCATGTGTTCAGGAGCCCCCGTCAGCACACGCGCCTCTGGGTAGCCCCCAATACAAGGCTCTTCCTGTCCTTCCAGGCCCAGCTTTCCCCTCCCACCGGTCGGGGAGGTGCTGAGGCCATGCCCGGTGCCAGCTTCTTGGAGAGGCCACACTTAGAGCCCATGGTGCCAAGTCACTGTCTCCCATGCCATGGTGCTGCAGCTGGATCCACCCAGACCACTGCTTGGCACCGTCAGATGCTAGTTTGGGCCAGCCCTGTGCTCTGTGCACAGTGTGACTCCCAGTGGCCCCTGGGGGGAGGGAGGGTCACCGCTTTGCGTCACAAAAGGACTGAGTCTCAGGGAGGGGTCTCCAGTAACATCCCCGGAGCCAGGATGTGACTGAGACAGGTGCCTCCAGGGCCACACACTAAGCAGTACAGGAACCTCTGGGGGCAGAATCACGGCCTCCAAAACACCCACGTCCAAATCCCCAGAACAAACATGTTACCGTTCGTGGCAGAGGGGGATGAAGGTTGCACATTGAATTCAGGCTGTTAATcatctgactttatttttttagagacagggtctcgctctgtcacccgggctgagtgcagtggtacaatcatggctcactgcagcctcaaccgctcagggtcaagcaatccccccttcccagtctcctgagtagctgggactacgagtTGTGCCACCACGCTTCCGGGGCATGTGACCAGGAGCCGAGGGCCATCTGTGGCCCACCTTGAGATCCAGAATCGTCCAATTCCTCCAGGTCCCTCGCTGGGCTCCAACTCCTTGAGGACCAGAGAGCAGAGGTTGTGGAAGGCCTTGGACATGGGCCTGGGTTACCTGTCCTCTCCCAGCCTGAGCAGGAGACGGGGTGTTGGCTCTGCTGCTTACAATTTTGTGCCTTAATTCCTGGTTTCCCTTTGGGGatctttgtctttaattctgaTTGACATTCCTTGGCCGCAAGGGACCCCAGCTCACTGATGCTTCTCACCCCTTGCCTCACTTTGATCCTCACTGCCAAGCAATTAGCTGTGCATTTGCAGCGTCAGTGTTGACACTGACGATCCGTGCTCAGAGGGCACGGTGCTTGAAGAGCTACGTGGGGACTGGTGCCGCGGAGGGGTCCCGCTCTGGTGGCAGCAGTGGCCCCCAAGCCCCATGCTCACTCCATGTGTCTCCTCGCAGGACAGGGTGAGGGGCCTTGGCCTCGCGGTGTTGAGACGAGAGGCGGTCTCTGGAGTGTGGAATGATGCGTGTCCAGGGTGAAGCTGCAGCCATGGATGATGAGGCTTCCTGGGTGCAGGGCTCTGTGCCGAGTGGGTTTTCGCATTCATTCCCCAGTACCCCTCCAGGCTGCTTGCTGCTCCAAGCCCTGGAAAAGGATGTTGGGGTTTAGGAAGGCAAAACTCCCTGCCCAGGTCATGGCTGGTGAGGGGCCCTCCCCGCACAACTAGCCACTGCGTGGCTCCGACTCATGCCTGGGTGCTCTCAGGCCCGGCCCTGTCCGTTTGCAGCTAGTGCTGTTCACAGGTATTTCCTGCGTTTCCTGCTGCAGACTGGAAACGCAGGACTGAGTCTCAGGGAGGGGTCTTCAGTAACAGCCACGGAGCCAGGATGTGACTGAGACAGGTGCCTCCAGGGCCACACGCTAAGCAGTACAGGAACCTCTGGGGGCAGAATCGTGGCCTCCCAAACACccaagtcctaatccccagaattATGCTACCATATGTGGCAGAGAGCAATGCATCTGCCACGTCTAGGAGGCAGAGGGGCTGTGGCGTGTCCTCAGGTGTCCCCGTGTGTTCTGACGATGCATCCCCAGGCATCCCCATGCATTTCCAGGTGTCCCCATGTGTCCCCAGGCGTCCTCAGGCGTCCTGCCGAACAGCCCTGTGCCCCCCAGGTGTGCATTGTGCAGAAGCGGGACACGGAGAAGATGTACGCCATGAAGTACATGAACAAGCAGCAGTGCATCGAGCGCGACGAGGTCCGCAACGTCTTCCGGGAGCTGGAGATCCTGCAGGAGATCGAGCACGTCTTTCTGGTGAACCTCTGGTGAGCCTGCCGTGGCCTCTCTGCAGAGAGACTCGCCGCCCTGAAGCTGGGAAGGCACCGGCTATGCTCGCCTGCCCTTGGTGCTCCCTGGCCCTCATGCCTTGGAGATGCCCCTGCCACCCACAGGCCCTTTCTACCCCTGCCCatctgttctccttcctgtgcccCTGGGGCTGGCAGGGGCCCAGGTGGCCATGGCATGCTGGGGTTAGTTAATGCAGTCTCTTCCAAGCCTGCTGGAAGCCCAGCGCTTCCCTACGATGGAGATGTGCCCCCATGGAGTCTCCGGCACTAGTCAGTGGGGGAGAGTTTAGGGACTGAAAAACTCACCACCATCATCGCCGTCACCGCCATCATCACCACTGTCACCATCATCACTCTCATCACCACAATCACTATTGTCACCATCGCCGCCACCACCACGGTCACAGTCACtgttatcaccatcaccaccactgccaccaccatcacTGCCCTCGTCCTCACCATGGATGCTGGTTATTAAATGCCAGCTCTTTGCCCAACACTGTGTCAAGAGTGTTACCTACGTGGCCTCATTTTTTTTAACAACCCTCTGAGGCAGATGTTTGTATCCCCATTTTACCGAAGAGGAGACCAGGCAGCCTGAAACACCCAGAGCTGGGCACTGTAGCTCTGCTGTGCATTTGCCACTCCCAGGTGCCTCTGGCCCTCAGCTGGGCCACCTCCAGCACACGGTGGTGTGTCTCCCCAGGATCTGGGCTCAGCGCAGCTCTGGGCTGGGGTGCCATCCGTGCTTTGGGCAGGCCCCTCCTCCTGGCAATGCCTGGTGACTGATTCTGGGGTGGGGCTGTGGTCCTTAGAGGGAGTGTGTTGGCTGTGGGAGCAGCCGTGACTGGCTCCCCAGCTGTGCACACACCAGGCGCTCCGTCGGTGCCCACAGGTACTCCTTCCAGGACGAGGAGGACATGTTCATGGTAGTGGACCTGCTTCTGGGTGGGGACCTGCGCTACCACCTGCAGCAGAACGTGCAGTTCTCCGAGGACACAGTGAGGCTGTACATCTGCGAGATGGCGCTGGCCCTCGACTACCTGCGTGGCCAGCACATCATCCACAGGTGTGTGCGTGGCAGACAGTGTGGGCACCTGCTGACATGGGCAGGGCTTCAGCAACCTCGGGTCAGACTGCTGGCAGGGCATCCGCACTCCTGCAGAGCGGGTCCAGCTCCTCTGCCCCACCCTTGCCTGAGTGCCTGTCCCCAGCTGTGGCACCTGCACTGACCAGGTCAGCCCCATAGCTGTGTGCCTGGTGTCCATGTAGGGGGCCTCGTCCCAGTAGCCCCAGCCAAGACTGGGCACAGAGGGCTGTTAGCCCTGGTGGACAGACATGGGGCCGGGTCACAGCAGGTGGCCTTCACCTGGTCCGTTTAACTGAAGGCTCCCGTTTGCCCATCCACCATGTCCCAGGGAATCCAAACTAATTTTAACATTAGCTTAAAGCAGATGAAATTAGGAAGCAGAGCCGGTGTGATggctctgaaaataaaatttaaaaaaagaaaataggaagcaGATTATGAAGGAAGTGAAATTGGGAAGCAGAAATTAGGCTGAAATTCTGCAGCTatggaacaaaatgaaaatatctgtgaGGTATATTTTGAAACCGAATAGACTGGTGTTTGCATTTCTGCTTTTGGGGACTTGGATGTCTGGTTATGACCTGGTCGCTGAGCACTGGCTGCGTGCCTGGAAAGTAGGGGCAAAGCAAGAGCCGAGGCGGCTTGGTCTCCTAGAGGCCGAGTCGTGGAGGGGGAGGGCAGGCCCTGCCAGCAATTGCTGTCATCCTCTGGGGCTCTAGGCCCCCTCCCGGTGTCCGGTGCCAGGTGTGTGCTGCTGTCCAGATGCCACGGGGAACAAAGTGGCTGACTTCATCGCCTCTGCCCCTATCCAGAGGACCTAGTATCGTCCAAGGACTGAGTCAGGCTCCCAGGCCTCTGCCTCGAGTGGGTGACCGGAGGTTGGGGGGAGTGTCCTGGAGACTCCAGGAATTGTGGCAGAGATTCCAGGGCAGAAACAGGGCAGATTTCTCAACTCACCTTCCCACTTTCTGCCCTGTCTAGAGATGTCAAGCCTGACAACATTCTCCTGGATGAGAGaggtgggtggggctgggtgTGGGCAGCCCAGGTGGGTGGCGGCAGGGATGGGCCTATGGGGGGAGGGGGGTCCTGCACGCAAGGATGCGTCTCTGGTCCTGGGACAGCCACAGCTGACCCCTCTCTGCACAGGACATGCACACCTGACCGACTTCAACATTGCCACCATCATCAAGGACGGGGAGCGGGCGACGGCGTTAGCGGGCACCAAGCCATACATGGGTGAGCCCGAGCTGGGGTTCCAGATGGGAGCTGGCTTCCTCCAGCTGGGAAGGACAAGACCTCGGTGGCTTTTGTCCCACCCTGGAGGCAGCCTGGTCTCGGGGTGTGGCCTCAAGGTGCCGGCCCTGTGCCCACGGGTCCAGGCTGTGATCCCTTGGCAGCTCAACGGGTCCTTCTTTCTGTCGGAAAGCTCCAGAGATCTTCCACTCTTTTGTCAACGGCGGGACTGGCTACTCCTTCGAGGTGGACTGGTGGTCGGTGGGGGTGATGGCCTATGAACTGCTGCGAGGCTGGGTATGGACCCCCTGCAGCCCCCGGGTTTGGCCGCCAGGCCCCTGCTGTCTGCTCCCACCAATGGGTGGCCTGAGTGCCGGGGAGGGAGGTGGCCACCCCCAGTGCCCAGGCGTGCAGGGATGTCTCCACTCTGTCTGAGGAGTCACGGTTTTAGCAAAGTGTGCAGTTGGTGATGGAATGCCTGAGcaggggaaggaaggacagagTCACTGTGGTTTCCCGGGGCCGCTGCTGGGGCCTGCAAGCCGGCCTCTGGGGGGGTGGACAGGACTGAGAACTGGCCAGCAGGGGTGCTGCTGCCTTGGAACTTGCCACAAAAAGTTTCTTTTGGGGCCCTGTGCTCTCACCCTTGTGGCCATGGCGAGGCCAGTTCCCGGAGACTGGGAGGCTGGGGCCCTCTTGTAGACCATACCCCTCAGCCCTGCGCAGGACCCCACCTCTGAGGAAGCTTCCTCCTGGCCCTCTGGGGCTGTTCTGCCTGAACCCAGGCCCCGGGATCCCAGCCAGATGGGCTCAGCAGCCATGGTGCAGGACCCGGGTGCAAGCTTTATCTAACGCAGGCTCCCCCGAGGCAGGTGAAGGCCAGGCTGTGTTCAGAGCTGTGCCTGCActtggggtgtggggagggggtccTCTTAGGGTGATGCCACCTGTGTCTGGCATTGTTCTGGGCGTCCTGGGGACCAGGAGGACCTGCCCAGCGCCGCCTCCGTGTCTCCAGAGGCCCTACGACATCCACTCCAGCAACGCCGTGGAGTCCCTGGTGCAGCTGTTCAGCACCGTGAGCGTCCAGTATGTCCCCACGTGGTCCAAGGAGATGGTGGCCTTGCTGCGGAAGGTGAGCCCCCATCCCTGAACCTCCTTGCCCACCGAGCACCCATCTCCCTCCCTCATTCATCTGTGGCTCGGGGCACCCCCTCCAGTGCACACTTAGAGCCGCTTCCTGGCGGACACAGGTCCCTTCACTGCAGCCTGTGGGGGCCTCCGCAGATGGCAGCCCCAAGCCCCGGAAAGCGAGCTGGTGGCAGGCTCTGTGGCCCTCTCACCGGGTGCGAGCCCTGCCAGGTCACTGGTGTCCTGGTGATCCCCTGAGCTGTGTCCCCAGGCATCCTCACAGGAGGCTTGTGCGCCCGCCCTGCCTGTCACCACAGAGGAGCCCTGAGTCGGGTCCCCGTGTCCCACGTATTGGAAGGAGGGTGTGGGGTAGGTGGGTTCAAGCCCATGCTATCTCCGGGACGCTTTGCCCCAGTGCTTCCCAGGGAAGGTGGACAGCCACTGCCCACTGCAAACGCCTCTCAAGGGACATCAGCCTGGCAGGGACACGGGCAGGGGCGTGGCCATCAGTGGTGCCTCCCATTTGTGATCTGGGACTAGGCCGCGGCTGTGTCTTGCCTGGGCTGTGCGGCAACCTGTTCAGAGCCTCACTGGAACACTGTGGGGGGTTCTGAGTCAGAGCCAGGCGCCGGCAGGACAGGGAAGGGAGCGAGTGTGCCACACGGGCCCAGCTGCCTCCCGGCTCCCATGTCTGAGGCAGCTGGGGCCTCCTGCCTTGGAATTGTAGCCAAGCAGTCTAAAGTCAGGGAGGCCTTGCCTGCCGGGGGCCCTTCCCCAGCCCCGAGAGAGCCTCTTAACTCTGCTTTAGCCCTATGAAGCTCGGCCACACCTGCCCAGGTGGTTCACAAGGTGGCACTGGGCTAGAGAGGGCCTGCGTGGGGACTGAGGATGACCCACATGCCTAAGCCCAGGCCTGGGAAACCTCGCACGGGGTCTGGGTCTGCAGCATTTTCCCTGGAAAGACGGGAGGTGCCAGTGCTGGGATGCTGCTTCCCAGGCCACGCACGGCTGCCCCGGGCTCACCTGGCCTGTGGAGGTCCCATGCGGTAAAGGGAGTGGCTCTGGAATAGTTACTGTGAGGCCAGCCACGGGCGGAGTGTTAGCTGCTAGCCAGGCCTCGGCTGCCACCTCCTGGCAAATCCCAGCAGAGCCTTCCCTGCATATCCCTCTGCTGTCCTCTGGCGCCAGGGGTTTGGGCAGCACCACTCAGATCAGGCGTCCCTTGGGCCACATGCTGAGCCAGCCACGGTGCTTGGCCTCATGTCGGCACCACCCTTCCTCACATGGCCCTGAGGTTCCTGAACTCCGAACCTCAGGCCTGGTAGGACCCTCCTCAGGGTGCCCTGGCCTGGGGGTGGCGGGCTATTCCGTGCTGGTGGGCTGTGGGCCCTGGCTGGGGGTGGCGGGCTATTCCGTGCTAGTGGGCTGTGGGCCCTGGACCCTCTAACTCATGCCTGGTTGCAGCTCCTCACTGTGAACCCTGAGCACCGGTTCTCCAGCCTCCAGGACATGCAGGCAGCCCCTGCGCTGGCCGGCGTGCTGTGGGGCCATCTGAGCGAGAAGAGGGTGGAGCCAGGCTTCGTGCCCAATGTAAGCCTGTGGGCGGCTCAGTAGGGGCGGGGGGCTCTGGGCTGGACGTGGCGTCATCCACGGGCCAGGGCTCAGCACCCATTCCTCTGTAGAAAGGCCGTCTGCACTGCGACCCCACCTTTGAGTTGGAGGAGATGATCCTGGAGTCCAGGCCCCTGCACAAGAAGAAGAAACGCCTGGCCAAGAACAAGTCCCGGGACAACAGTAGGGACAGCTCCCAGTCCGTGAGTGCCGGGGCAGGctcagggtgtggtggcgggctggGCGTGGGGCTCCTCTCCACCACTGAGCAAGGCGTGTAGGGACCCCTGGCAGCCCACACATCTTGGAAGTCCAGACCGTTTCCTGAAGTCCTGAGAAGGCCAGAGACCTCCCTTCTGTGTTTCCCAGCCCCCACCTCGCTCCTATGAAGCAGGTGGGCAGGGACAACCAGGGCTGGGGTTGTGTGTGCGGGGACGGCCACGTGAAGCCCTCACACTCACCCAGGTGCGCCGGCTTTGGTTGTGTGTGTGGGGACGGCCACGTGAAGCCCTCACACCCAGGCATGCTGGTGTTCTGGGGCCACCAGGACAGGTAACCACGAATCAGGTGGATGAAGAACAGCAATGCGTCGTCTCTGAAAAGGATCCGAGTTGTAATGAAAtggtctcccacacagctggctGTGTGTGAACGGCTCTTTGTCTCCTGCGGCTCCCCTGTCTTGGTAATTGGCTCTGTCTGGGCAGCGGGCACggtgaacccattgggcagttACGTGatgatctcacagtttctgtaaaCCGGAAGTGCAGCATGGTGCAGCTCTGCTCCCTGCTTCCGGGTCTCGCCGGAGTGTAAGCTAATACTGACTGAGGTCGTGGTCTCGTCCAGGATTTGATGGGTGCTGTGGTTGGAATGTTTCCCCTAACACTCATGTTGGACTTTGTttcttgtggtggtggtggtagcgATGGGACTTTTGGGGGCCAATGGGGCCATGTAGGTTCTTTCAGCATGGGTGGGGTTAATGCTGTCGTAAAAGGGTGACTTTAGTCCTCTTTTGAGTCTTTGctcctctgccatgtgaggacatggcgTTCCCAATGTGGACGTGGTTCGTGTTCTGTGTGAATGTGATATTCACAATAGAGCATCAACAGGCTCCCTTTTAATCagcagatttaaaaaagaaataaaaagacgcTGTTGTCTCAGGGTGTGGAGGCCTGAGTCTGTAGTTAAGATGTCAGCAAAGCCATGCCCCCTCTGAAGGCTCTCCAGGGAGGGAAACCAGTCCTTGCCCCTTGAACCTCCGGCAGAGGCTGCCTTGGCCTAGACACATGCCCCCAGCCCCTGCTTCGGCTGCCGCGTGGGGTCTGCCTGTGTGTGcatctccacctcctcccctcttCTCGTAAGGACACCTggcattggatttagggcccaccctgatCCAGTATGGCCCCATCTTATCTTGATATCTGCAAAGACCTCActtccaaatgaggtcacattcacaggtacccaGCATTAGAACTTGACTGTATCATTCTGGGGACTCGGTTTGGCCCATACCACCAGGATGTGACTGATATTCACTAAGGAGTAGCTACAGTTACGTGTTGATGTCGGGGTGACAGTGATGACCCTGGGTCCCTCAGTGGTCCCCTTGCCCCTGGGTCTGCCTCAGCCTGTGGTGGATGTTCTGGGAAACTCTCATGCCCGGGATGAGGTACGAGCCCTCATGGGAGACTCAGGGACAGACAGTGTGCAGAGCCCAGCTGGCCATGCTGAGATCCCAGGAGGCTCTGGGTGGGAACAGGTGAGGCCAGGCACTCATGAGCAGGAGGAGCTAGGCTTTGTCTTGGGTTGGTTGTGGGGAGATGTTTTggctggagggtgggaggtgtTCTGAAAGGAAAGCATCACTCCAAAAAAAAGTCCCACTGTTAActtgaggctgagagaggtttTTGGAAACAGcttattttgatataattcacATTCCATATAATATACAATGCACCCATGTAAAGTATATAATTCTGTGGTTTTTAATATAGTCACAGGGCTGTGCATCCTCCACCACAATCTGATTTTAGAACCTTTTCATGTGCTGTAAGAGAAAGACCCCACCTGTTAGTAGTCACACCCCATCCCCTTTCGTCCCCTCCCCTGGCAGCCACGAAGCTACTTTCCGTC
Encoded proteins:
- the LOC111522051 gene encoding serine/threonine-protein kinase 32C isoform X1, whose translation is MRSGAERRGSSAAAPLGSPPPGRARPAGSEAPSALQPPAAGQPRARDSGDVRAQPRPLFPWSKWKKRMGSSMSAATARRPVFDDKEDVNFDHFQILRAIGKGSFGKPCAPQVCIVQKRDTEKMYAMKYMNKQQCIERDEVRNVFRELEILQEIEHVFLVNLWYSFQDEEDMFMVVDLLLGGDLRYHLQQNVQFSEDTVRLYICEMALALDYLRGQHIIHRDVKPDNILLDERGHAHLTDFNIATIIKDGERATALAGTKPYMAPEIFHSFVNGGTGYSFEVDWWSVGVMAYELLRGWRPYDIHSSNAVESLVQLFSTVSVQYVPTWSKEMVALLRKLLTVNPEHRFSSLQDMQAAPALAGVLWGHLSEKRVEPGFVPNKGRLHCDPTFELEEMILESRPLHKKKKRLAKNKSRDNSRDSSQSENDYLQDCLDAIQQDFVIFNREKLKRSQDLPSEPLPAPKPRDAAEPVEDEERSTLPMCGPICPSAGSG
- the LOC111522051 gene encoding serine/threonine-protein kinase 32C isoform X2, with translation MRSGAERRGSSAAAPLGSPPPGRARPAGSEAPSALQPPAAGQPRARDSGDVRAQPRPLFPWSKWKKRMGSSMSAATARRPVFDDKEDVNFDHFQILRAIGKGSFGKVCIVQKRDTEKMYAMKYMNKQQCIERDEVRNVFRELEILQEIEHVFLVNLWYSFQDEEDMFMVVDLLLGGDLRYHLQQNVQFSEDTVRLYICEMALALDYLRGQHIIHRDVKPDNILLDERGHAHLTDFNIATIIKDGERATALAGTKPYMAPEIFHSFVNGGTGYSFEVDWWSVGVMAYELLRGWRPYDIHSSNAVESLVQLFSTVSVQYVPTWSKEMVALLRKLLTVNPEHRFSSLQDMQAAPALAGVLWGHLSEKRVEPGFVPNKGRLHCDPTFELEEMILESRPLHKKKKRLAKNKSRDNSRDSSQSENDYLQDCLDAIQQDFVIFNREKLKRSQDLPSEPLPAPKPRDAAEPVEDEERSTLPMCGPICPSAGSG
- the LOC111522051 gene encoding serine/threonine-protein kinase 32C isoform X3 is translated as MYAMKYMNKQQCIERDEVRNVFRELEILQEIEHVFLVNLWYSFQDEEDMFMVVDLLLGGDLRYHLQQNVQFSEDTVRLYICEMALALDYLRGQHIIHRDVKPDNILLDERGHAHLTDFNIATIIKDGERATALAGTKPYMAPEIFHSFVNGGTGYSFEVDWWSVGVMAYELLRGWRPYDIHSSNAVESLVQLFSTVSVQYVPTWSKEMVALLRKLLTVNPEHRFSSLQDMQAAPALAGVLWGHLSEKRVEPGFVPNKGRLHCDPTFELEEMILESRPLHKKKKRLAKNKSRDNSRDSSQSENDYLQDCLDAIQQDFVIFNREKLKRSQDLPSEPLPAPKPRDAAEPVEDEERSTLPMCGPICPSAGSG